Proteins from a genomic interval of Verrucomicrobium sp.:
- a CDS encoding DUF3108 domain-containing protein, translating to MWAILVLAAHAGIPWQDGEKLSYRIGWGLLPVAHAEFAARKDGALWALHLDLRSRGPIEAVHPIRDNVDSRAEEASPSAPWRSVRYEEDRSEGRHLRHRVTDVDYAAHQAVYRDLLKKSAESFSFKGEGLDDAQSLFYHLRQIDWSQGPERRFIPVYYGKKVLQIEVVRKGKEKIDNPMNDDAPPVSCHVLHMRPIDPDPKKNKEEWATVWLGDDARRIPWRGEFQATFGTFTVTRE from the coding sequence GTGTGGGCCATCCTGGTCCTCGCCGCCCATGCCGGCATTCCCTGGCAGGACGGGGAAAAGCTCTCCTACCGCATCGGCTGGGGCTTGCTCCCCGTCGCCCACGCCGAGTTCGCGGCCCGGAAAGACGGGGCCCTCTGGGCCCTCCACCTCGACCTCCGCTCCCGAGGCCCGATCGAGGCGGTCCACCCGATCCGGGACAACGTCGACTCCCGCGCGGAGGAGGCCTCCCCTTCCGCCCCCTGGCGGTCCGTGCGCTATGAGGAAGATCGCAGCGAGGGGAGGCACCTGCGCCACCGGGTGACCGACGTCGACTACGCCGCCCATCAGGCCGTCTACCGGGATCTCCTGAAAAAGAGCGCCGAATCCTTCTCCTTCAAGGGCGAGGGGCTCGACGACGCGCAATCCCTTTTCTACCACCTGCGCCAGATCGATTGGTCGCAGGGTCCGGAGCGCCGCTTCATCCCGGTTTACTACGGGAAGAAGGTCCTGCAGATCGAGGTGGTGCGGAAGGGGAAGGAGAAGATCGACAATCCCATGAACGACGACGCGCCCCCCGTCTCCTGCCACGTCCTCCACATGCGCCCGATCGATCCCGATCCCAAGAAGAACAAGGAAGAGTGGGCCACTGTTTGGCTGGGGGACGACGCCCGCCGCATCCCCTGGCGGGGTGAGTTCCAGGCCACCTTCGGCACCTTCACCGTCACCCGGGAATAG
- a CDS encoding substrate-binding domain-containing protein, protein MRLSRLLCLALCWAAAAGGATAKTLHFLVLPDAAGGEEADALHAGMLKAVRTLGQAKTPVDIVLEWAPPAGADAAAQAAAVQAAAAASPRPDGLIVSPRDPEKLRAAIEGTAQSGIPVVVVETPLSSPLITAYVGSNHYQAGQAAANLLCKLMRERGGVLIVGDPAASFSVSQLEKGFIQGLFSYPNVQPVFSGDYGAALPVVAPKAVEGILRRQGARVAGVLVTDPDAYDATRDALQQAGLRVPLVVCGQRRAFIDALRQGEIAGIVAETPFEIGNRAVEVLADSLSGKQVLMRNTILGVAITSEKLDEPAVQAFLRPPVGEYLSPEPASGGLLR, encoded by the coding sequence ATGCGCCTTTCCCGTCTCCTTTGCCTTGCGCTCTGCTGGGCCGCCGCGGCGGGCGGCGCCACGGCCAAGACGCTCCACTTCCTGGTCCTGCCCGATGCGGCCGGCGGCGAGGAGGCCGACGCGCTCCACGCCGGCATGCTCAAGGCCGTGCGGACGCTCGGCCAGGCGAAGACGCCGGTCGACATCGTTCTGGAATGGGCCCCTCCGGCGGGGGCCGATGCCGCCGCCCAGGCGGCGGCGGTGCAGGCGGCGGCCGCCGCCTCCCCGCGCCCGGACGGCCTCATCGTCTCCCCGCGCGATCCGGAGAAGCTCCGCGCCGCCATCGAGGGGACAGCCCAGTCGGGCATTCCCGTCGTCGTCGTCGAGACGCCGCTTTCCTCCCCCCTTATCACCGCCTACGTCGGCTCCAACCACTACCAGGCGGGCCAGGCCGCCGCCAACCTGCTCTGCAAGCTGATGCGGGAACGGGGCGGCGTCCTCATCGTCGGCGATCCCGCAGCTTCCTTTTCCGTTTCCCAGCTGGAGAAGGGCTTCATCCAGGGCCTCTTCAGCTATCCCAACGTACAGCCGGTCTTCTCCGGCGATTACGGGGCGGCCCTGCCCGTCGTGGCGCCGAAGGCGGTCGAGGGCATTCTGCGCCGCCAGGGCGCGCGGGTGGCCGGCGTCCTGGTCACCGATCCGGATGCCTATGACGCGACGCGCGACGCGCTCCAGCAGGCGGGCCTGCGCGTGCCGCTCGTCGTCTGCGGCCAGCGGCGCGCTTTCATCGACGCCCTGCGGCAGGGGGAAATCGCGGGCATCGTCGCGGAGACGCCGTTTGAGATCGGCAACCGCGCCGTGGAAGTTTTGGCGGACAGCCTTTCCGGCAAGCAGGTCCTGATGCGGAACACGATCCTGGGCGTGGCCATCACGTCCGAGAAGCTGGACGAGCCCGCCGTGCAGGCCTTCCTCCGCCCGCCGGTGGGCGAATACCTTTCCCCGGAGCCCGCCTCCGGCGGCTTGTTGCGCTAA
- a CDS encoding tetratricopeptide repeat protein, whose protein sequence is MEPYPDSPVFLDEPSSLRTPVLWAIAAILFVAVITGAVLLWRNTATDQKTAQFLNAAAAAPDNAARLALTKSHLSVPASAPELLALGGSFLKAGKLDQAEQAFTLFIQNFPRHPLIAGAQLGLAQVLAAQGKADDAIPLLQTIAASHETGAEGFQPAALLALAELRQAKKDLPGSRQALEELIAKYPGSAFTAPAQALLGSVAN, encoded by the coding sequence ATGGAACCCTACCCCGATTCCCCCGTCTTCCTGGACGAGCCCTCCTCCCTCCGCACCCCCGTCCTCTGGGCCATCGCGGCCATTCTCTTCGTGGCGGTGATCACCGGCGCCGTCCTTCTTTGGCGCAACACGGCCACCGACCAGAAGACGGCCCAATTCCTGAACGCCGCCGCCGCCGCGCCGGACAACGCCGCCCGCCTGGCCCTGACGAAGTCCCACCTCTCCGTCCCCGCCTCCGCGCCGGAGCTGCTCGCCCTGGGCGGCAGCTTCCTGAAGGCGGGCAAGCTCGACCAGGCCGAGCAGGCCTTCACCCTCTTCATCCAAAACTTCCCGCGCCACCCCCTCATCGCCGGGGCGCAGCTGGGCCTGGCCCAGGTTCTGGCCGCGCAGGGAAAGGCGGACGACGCGATCCCGCTCCTGCAGACCATCGCCGCCTCCCATGAAACGGGCGCGGAGGGATTCCAGCCCGCCGCCCTGCTGGCTCTGGCCGAACTGCGGCAGGCGAAGAAAGATCTCCCCGGCAGCCGCCAGGCACTGGAGGAACTGATCGCCAAGTATCCGGGCAGCGCCTTCACCGCTCCGGCCCAGGCCCTGCTGGGATCCGTCGCCAACTAA